ATCACGTTTTTGTACCCGAAACGTTTCATCAGATGAGGAACAATCTCCGTGCGATATTGTTCCAGTAACCTTGGTCTGTAGTCCATAGCCTCTTCGGTCCGCCTTTTATGAGCTCTTTACCAGCATCTCGCCGCAGCTTTTGCAGTAGCGCACGCGCGTCGCCCGGCCAGTGCGGCTGTCAGTGATGACCTTGACGCCCACCTTGGTCGTCTCGTTGCATTTGGGGCAAATGACCATCACATTGGAAACATGGATCGGAGCCTCTTTCTCCACAATGCCGCCCTGCGGGTTCTGTTGGGACGGCCGCGTGTGCCGTTTGATAAAGTTGACTCCCTCCACGATCACGCGGTTCTTTTCGGGAAACACCTTCAGCACCCGACCGCGCTTGCCACGGTCGTCACCGGTGATCACCAGCACCATATCGTCTTTTCGTACGTGCATGTCCTGTTGCGCCTTTGCTTTTCCCTCTTTGCCGGTCTTCACAGCACTTCAGAGGCAAGGGAGACGATCTTCAGAAACTGCTTGTCGCGCAGCTCGCGTGCCACTGGGCCAAAGATGCGCGTCCCTTTTGGCTCGCCAGCGTCATTTATCAACACGGCGGCGTTCTCGTCAAAGCGGATGTATGAACCATCGGGGCGCCGTGTCTCCTTCTTGGTGCGTACAATCACTGCTTTGCTCAGATCGCCTTTCTTGACGCTACCCCCGGGGAGCGCCGACTTGACAGTCACGACGATGACATCGCCCACGGTCGCATAGCGACGCTTACTGCCGCCGAGGATGCGGATACACATGACGCGCTTGGCGCCAGTGTTGTCTGCCACATTGAGCCGTGTGTACGTCTGGATCATTGCTCACACTTTCCTGTACTATCGCTGTCCGATGAGGTCACTACTTCGCCTTTTCCAAAATCTCCACCAATCTCCACCGCTTGCGGCGACTGAGGGGCCTGGTCTCCATAATGAGAACCTTGTCACCCACGTGACTCTCGTTGCCTTCGTCGTGGCACATGAAGGT
The DNA window shown above is from candidate division KSB1 bacterium and carries:
- the rplX gene encoding 50S ribosomal protein L24, with the protein product MHVRKDDMVLVITGDDRGKRGRVLKVFPEKNRVIVEGVNFIKRHTRPSQQNPQGGIVEKEAPIHVSNVMVICPKCNETTKVGVKVITDSRTGRATRVRYCKSCGEMLVKSS
- the rplN gene encoding 50S ribosomal protein L14: MIQTYTRLNVADNTGAKRVMCIRILGGSKRRYATVGDVIVVTVKSALPGGSVKKGDLSKAVIVRTKKETRRPDGSYIRFDENAAVLINDAGEPKGTRIFGPVARELRDKQFLKIVSLASEVL